A part of Macrobrachium nipponense isolate FS-2020 chromosome 26, ASM1510439v2, whole genome shotgun sequence genomic DNA contains:
- the LOC135200341 gene encoding molecular chaperone MKKS-like has protein sequence MSGGILREERVNGVYCHSLLNLSFASMLAQYRKLLFSAYGPKGGTLLITNSVGRSTLASSSVDITKQLSFGHPCAKYINALISAQNASCGLSGLYTGILCVRLLEEALCCEGNTPHYAIADVCEWIIDQLLTQMAQFPDQVVIDIDIGDIQQVSSFVKTILGSKTNLNLPKAEMDNLSIQIVRAFLKSIPDEGLTTKFGHVNVLQEGPPGSDARVFEGLLYREPEFDTNLSKKIAQLPKVINILLFAVPLSPDVEKTSLLWTGTYSKEEAFISNLVVCLLSILRDKNVHVLANQKYIHPAIKFELERKGCIVLERLGTIATDSLMKLSGCQAITNVSNLKQEGSNAVLGKLSSMQYVRLRGKNYLLLKQDSSCLSTLLLPEVSPTTEGTLKEVTESCLAALKMAVVDGKVVAGGGCLETWLATQVIHMVKVNMDCLASMAEVPSHHIVRVGNAFVRVFMELAIQVAGGSSTTKFDWCVDSVFHHLWYSQECLANGESPQESFTEQKLHKCVCGLLTDETIKSKYGGYWYDLDFQMNQNVLQGSPESTCFCESLMQLDNTEGETFYHDSELQTEDPDVGIDNDSLEEKVAIEDDVDSLEKTLNSLEEEGDSLEGRLESLDDDVDSLEDVLDKMVDQVHTKHNPKIIFNSQIPDVLYDSYLAKYNAMRLALEGFTQLFQVGYCVYD, from the exons ATGTCTGGTGGAATTCTTCGAGAGGAACGGGTGAATGGTGTGTACTGTCATAGTTTACTGAACTTGTCTTTTGCTTCTATGTTGGCGCAGTACAGAAAACTATTGTTTTCTGCCTATGGTCCAAAAGGAGGTACACTTTTAATTACTAATTCTGTGGGAAGAAGTACTCTAGCATCATCTTCAGTTGATATTACAAAACAATTGTCATTTGGTCATCCTTGTGCAAAGTACATCAATGCGCTGATTTCTGCTCAAAATGCATCTTGTGGTCTAAGTGGTCTATACACTGGCATCCTTTGTGTGCGACTTCTAGAAGAAGCTCTTTGTTGTGAAGGTAACACACCCCACTATGCAATTGCAGATGTTTGTGAATGGATAATAGACCAGCTTCTGACTCAGATGGCTCAGTTTCCTGATCAAGTagtaatagatatagatattggaGACATACAACAGGTGTCATCCTTTGTCAAAACTATTTTGGGCTCAAAAACGAACTTAAATCTCCCTAAAGCAGAAATGGACAACTTGAGCATTCAGATTGTTAGAGCTTTTTTGAAGAGCATTCCAGATGAAGGTTTGACAACCAAATTTGGTCATGTGAATGTGTTGCAAGAAGGCCCTCCAGGATCAGATGCTCGAGTTTTTGAGGGATTACTCTATAGGGAACCTGAGTTTGATACAAATCTATCAAAAAAAATTGCCCAGCTGCCCAAAGTtatcaatattttactttttgCAGTTCCATTGTCACCTGATGTGGAAAAAACATCTTTACTGTGGACAGGCACTTATTCAAAAGAGGAAGCCTTTATCAGTAACTTGGTTGTCTGTCTTTTGTCCATTTTAAGGGACAAAAATGTTCATGTGCTTGCAAATCAGAAATACATCCATCCTGCTATCAAGTTTGAATTAGAACGTAAAGGTTGCATAGTACTGGAAAGACTTGGAACAATAGCCACAGATTCTTTGATGAAACTCAGTGGTTGTCAAGCTATTACAAATGTGAGTAATTTAAAACAAGAGGGAAGTAATGCTGTCTTGGGAAAGTTATCATCCATGCAATATGTCAGACTACGAGGGAAAAATTATTTGCTCTTGAAACAGGATTCAAGTTGCCTATCTACTCTCTTGCTCCCCGAAGTTAGTCCTACCACTGAAGGGACTTTGAAG GAGGTTACAGAAAGCTGCCTTGCTGCCCTGAAGATGGCTGTTGTAGATGGGAAAGTTGTTGCTGGTGGTGGATGTTTAGAGACCTGGCTAGCAACTCAAGTGATCCATATGGTGAAAGTGAATATGGATTGCCTTGCATCCATGGCAGAAGTCCCGAGTCATCACATTGTCAGA GTTGGCAATGCCTTTGTTCGAGTGTTCATGGAACTCGCCATCCAAGTAGCAGGCGGCTCATCAACAACAAAATTTGACTGGTGTGTTGATTCTGTCTTTCACCACCTATGGTATTCTCAGGAATGCCTGGCAAATGGAGAATCTCCTCAAGAGagctttactgagcagaaactgcaCAAATGTGTGTGTGGCTTGTTGACAGATGAAACCATCAAAAGCAAATATGGTGGTTATTGGTATGACTTGGATTTCCAGATGAATCAGAATGTTCTTCAGGGGTCACCAGAGTCCACTTGTTTTTGTGAATCATTGATGCAATTGGATAATACAGAGGGAGAGACATTTTACCATGACTCAGAATTACAAACAGAAGATCCCGATGTTGGCATTGACAATGACAGCTTAGAAGAGAAAGTTGCCATTGAAGATGATGTTGATAGTTTGGAGAAGACTTTAAATAGCCTGGAAGAAGAAGGTGATAGCTTAGAGGGAAGACTAGAAAGTTTAGATGATGATGTGGATAGCTTAGAAGATGTATTGGATAAAATGGTGGATCAAGTACACACAAAACATAATCCAAAAATTATATTCAATTCTCAAATCCCAGATGTGTTATACGACAGTTACCTTGCAAAGTATAATGCTATGCGTCTTGCCCTGGAAGGTTTCACCCAGTTGTTTCAAGTAGGTTACTGTGTGTATGACTAG